The genomic window GATGCGGCAGAGAAATCGGAAATGGACGACGTTGTCGGAAAAAGTTGTAATAGCTGGTTCGACATTAGCTGCTCTACGATGAGGTGTGATTACATAATACAATTCTAGTACGAGGAGGGGGGGTGCTTTCGCTCTGGCGAGCGGCATGTGGTCAAGGCTTGGGTTTGTTGTTGCATTTTGCCCATCTTTTTCCGCTTTTGTTTTATTCAGACCAtacatcttcatctccaACCAGACATGAACCCCTCTAGCCTTCAAACAAATCCCTACTCAGATCTATTCCGCGCCCAGCAGCAGTCCCAAGCGCAATTCATCCCAAACGCGGGCAACTCAAACACCTACAACTATGGCGCAACCCCCCTTCCTCCGACATCTACTGGCCAAATGCCCATGGTCAACACTCCAGACCTGGCCATGATTGCTAGACAGGGCTATCTCCAACAGCAACAACGGCTTGCTCAGATGGGTCAAATGGGTCAAATGGGTATTCCCAATTTGATACCTCCTCGCGGGGGAACGCCTCAGCAGGGACAGTCCTCCGTTTATATGGGCATCACTCCGGAGATGCGAGAAAAACAAGCTATGGAAGCTGCTGCTAGGGAAACCATGTTGAGAGAAAAAGCTATGAGGGACGCTGTACTGAATGAAGCAGCTAAGAAGAGGGCTCGAGTAAGTATCTGCCTCTCGTTCTGTAATTGCGTTTTTTGTCATGAAAGGAAGAAACTGATCAAACTGGGGGTTCAGACCAAACCAACGCCAGCGCAACAAGCGATTGCGCGCCAACCAGGTGCATTCCAGCCACCAATATCCAGCGAACAGTATCTTAAATCTGCCCTCACTGCCCCGCCTTCTGCTCCATTGGCAGTGTCTGCCGCGTCCGTACCAGGACAAGCGGCTGAACCAATAGAGCCGTGGGCCGACCCATTGGATGAACTTGATCCTCGTGAACTTGCCATGGCAAGGTTCAGGAAGAGACACGAGGTCATCAACGAAGTGTTTGGACCGGAAACTGTGAAGGAAATTGTTGCCGTAGGGAACTGGGATTCCTGGGAAGAACTGGAAGGGAAAAAGCTTCAACAAAAGGTAGAGCAGCTTGAAAAAGAAACAGAGGAGCTTGAGAAAACAATGGAGGACAATATCGAGGTGTTCAGGAAGAGGCTAGAAGATATTGAGTCTGGCGAGGTTGCTAGCGCTTAAATTGTATGATCATGTGTAATAATTAATTACAGGGAACCTTGGAATCCATAATTATACAACTGTATACTCCTGTTAGACGCAGGGGTTGCAACAAACAACATGTATAGCGGATTGTACAAATAAAACGAGAACATCTAACATCTATCCAAAGTTCCAGACCTTGATAGCCTCCTCCTTTCCACCTCTAACAACTCCCACAATCTTTTCCTCATCGAACGCAAGGCAACGAATCTCCTTTCGCccatctctctcttccatctGATTTTGTGTCTTGGGCggttgaggaagaaagagtgTGCGAGCGGCCGAGGAGATGGATTGAGGATGTGGCAAACCCTCGTGGCCTGCTCCCTCTTCTTTATCAACCGTATTGTCCTGCGAACAGTAAGGACCAGATGCACCTTTCCAAGTGCTCCGCCGTCCTCCTTTTCTAACTTCAACATATCCCACAGTTTTGCCCATCTCGCCTCTctctccaccaccatcatcaCTATTCTCCGCTTCCGCATCATCATCCAGCTCCCAGACGAGAACTTTTCCGTCTTTACAGCCAGAAACACACCTCCCAGAGGCCAGTGCTACTGATGCAATAATTGAAGAATGCGTAACGAGTGTTTGGGAGTGCTTGATGATATCGTCATCGCAATCAGTGGAGGTgggtgaggaggaggaggagggaagcGAAAACACCTCGACCTTATTGCCTTCTCCTGCCAATACGCACCACCGCCCATCCGTTCCAACACTCTTTGCCGCACCCTTGACTCCCACTGCTGGTCGTATTTTTCTTGGCCAGATGGGTTCTCCAGCCGTGGATCTCGGAGAGACATGGTACGTTGGTCCTCTAGACACGCTAGGTGTGGATAAGGATGAAATCGGAGGGAGTAAAATGGTGAATTCTTGAACGGCGATCGTCCACGATGAGGGATAGACGGGCGTGGAATACGTCAGGGCGGCCTGGAACGATTGACTTGTGCCGTGATCAGCCACAAGTTGACCGCTGTCCTTATCCCCCGGGAAAAATGGCAGAAGGGTCAAAGTTGCAGGATGGAATGATACGTCTGACCGCATTGTAGTTATACGTCGAGGCAACTGACCAGATTGTAAATCAAACACACTCAGATGAAATGCCTTTGAGCAGGCTACCAGCAATCGACTGTACATTGACGCATAGACAATGGGATCACCCCTATCCTGGGCGTACATCCGGCGGCGAACCGAAGGCGGTCGGGATTGTCCAGGGCTGACTGCATCACGCACCCAGGTGACACCTCTGCTtgacgaggatgaagacAAGCGTACTGAGAGAACAACAAATCCTCCAGATTGATAGAAGACGGCCACCCTTGCAGGCAGGTTTCTTTCCCCATCCCCCTCTTCAGGGAATGCCACCGCTTGATCAGCACATATCGCGGTGACGTTATCTGGTCTCGACGGCGAACTCCAACCTGGCGGAGGAGGAATAATACCGATGGGACTATTAGTGTGAGAGGCTGGAGCGGAGTAGCAGTAGACCAATGGAGAGTCAGGAGAAGCGGTGAATATAAAGGAAGGAAACAGGGCAAGATGCTGCGTGTTGGGTATTGGTGGGACTGATGAGGGAACTGACGGCGGTAAACCTTCAGATGGGTGCACAGATGGGGATGGTGAAGGAGGTAAAGACATGGTAGTTTGGGATAGAACATTGCCATTTGACCTGATAAGTAAGACCAAGATCAATACACATGTTCTAGAATAGCGTCACAAACTTACCAGTTCGTCCCCAGCCGCAGCATCATTTTCCAGTCCACTCCATCATTTCTTACGTACTGCCCAACCATATCCAGACTGCCAAACGCTTCTGCTCTATTATCATCTTTCACTTCTTCTAGTTTTCCAGGAGTACCCGGTAAAGAAGTAGAAGCACTAGACGTTCTAGAcggagatggaggaggaaatgCTCTTGACGGAAGACGTGCAATCGGCCTCAGGGAACCGGCTACGGTCATTGATGTGGTCTTTGGTGACTCTGGTGTCTGTATCAGCCTTGACTGGTGTGGATGGGGATATTTGGCTAAGGAGCGTTAGTGCAAACACGTGTATATTGGCAACGGTACGCTTACCGAGATATAACCTCTTCCACAACTGCAGTAGAAGCACCGACTATCAGCATCTCGGGCTCATCAGCATTCGATCTACTCACCTGAGGATCCAAACTCATTATCTGCCAGTACTTAGAGACTCCTTGAACCTTGGCAAGCTCATTTGCAGACAGAAACGACAGTATTCTTAGGAATATCTCTTGAAGTGGAAAGAGGTCCGCTATCGAGTGGCGAGTAGCTGTTGACCGTTTTGCCGGAGAGCCGGAGCTCGACGAGAGGCGTTGCCGCTTGGGCATGTTGCAGGGCGTGGAGAGGCACACTCTATAGTCGCAAATATTGGCGCTTACACGTAGAGATAATTTGAGTATGAGGACTATTAAGATGTGTATACATGCAGTGGTAGGTGGTATATACTTGGGCATTCGGCCGCGACTTCGGCTCGCTGACTATACTACCATTTATCGTGACGGAGACACTTTTTGTATTACTAGTATTAGTATACTTTAACTTACACGCATTACAAAATCCCAAGCCTTAATATTGCCTAACTATTAATAAAGCCACTTGCTCCCTGACTTCCGTACGGTAACACCTCCGTCTTCTTGGGTTGCCTCTCACCCATCGTGGTCGTTGAACTCGACATTCTGTACTTGCATTTCGACCAAAAGCCAACTCTCCCCAGCTCCTCTACCGTCACCGTCTCACTTCCTCAGGAAaatcttccttccttgaCAATTCATTGCTCAATATGAACCCCGGAGGTCCCCCCTTACTCGCTACGCAGCTTTCGCCCGAAGTCTCTCCTCTCTACCCACAATCAGTGATGCACAATAATAGGATACTATCTTCGATCAGTACTGTGAGTCTCCTTTTGATGAATGCTATACTGTAGTAGTCCCATACGTGCAAAGAGACATGTAGTGCTTCCATCAGAGCTCCGAACCTTTTGCTGATATCCTCTTTTTGCCTCCTGACAGCTGTCTGCTTGTTTCTCGGGATTGATCGCTGGCATCTTGGGCCTAACAAATACTTCTGGGTTCCTTTTGTACTTGCTTTCCTCTGTGGCCACCGCTGCCGCCATAGGGTCACTGAAATGTGGATTTGACCTCAGACGCTATGTGCCGGAGGCCCAAGTACAAGGGAAGCGACAAAGAGTCAACAAAAGCAGTGGGGTGAAAGAAAGTGGGAAGTATGCTTGGAAAGGGTGGTGGGCGCTCCTGGGTTTGGGACAAGAAAACCTCTTGGGCTTTTTGTTGTTCTGGATTGGAAGTTATGCCTTGATACATGGTACGCGTTTTTTTCAGATTTATTAACGATAATTTGCTAATCTCCACATGATATAGTGTATGATTGAAGGACTGCATGAGACATGGATAGAGGTACATGAAGCGGTACTTGTGTTCTGTTGTACATATGCTTTATCATAAAAAAATGACTGTTTTTGTGGTTCTTCTCTGGCAATGACCTCTTTCAACTAGTTCCTTTGTATTGTTCACCAAAAGAGGGCCCCTGAACAGCTGGTCACCGTGGTTCGCCGGTGCGTGGGTCAATGGGACCCAAAGGACACAGTGCTGCAGCCACGCGTCGGCCTTCCTCCACTAGCAGGTTGTAGGTGGACGCAGCATTCCGCTGAGGACGTGATATCAGCTATCTGGGACAAAAAGAGATTGAAGTGGCAGCAACAGTAACTCACTGAATCCATCACATCAAGCTGGATGCCCAAGCTACTGATATATTCACGCAATCGTTTCGGCGCCGGCCACGCCCGGTCTCCGGTGCCGAGCAAAAGTATCTCTAAATTCCTCATCAGCTAGGCATTCCTTGAATAAATCGTGTGCCAGTAGCTCGGAACTGACCCGGTCTGGGTACAAGCATCTCCAGGGCTCCAAacctctcctcttcccaccCTTCCCAAACTTTTTCTAAACCGCCTTTCTCGCCCGCGCGGAGTTGCTTTGGAGGGTCAACGTCCCATAGTAAGACTTTACCAGAATGAAAAATTGCCCCTCCCGGTATGATGAGGTTGTCGGAGAGGATGAATCCTCTAGGTGTAAGTTTACTGATGGTTAGCGTGGGAGAGTTGGCATCGGCATCGGTGGGCGCCAAAATATTCTGGAAGCATCGGCGTGGCGGGAAAGTGTTAGAGGTTGCGCGAGCCGCAGAAAGCGTGGTGGGTCGCGCATATGTACGAAAAGCGTGTATTGAGTAGCGGAAAGTTGTCATTGTGTTAAGAATGATGACTTTGAAAACGGTAGATCGGGCAAACAAAGTGCGGGCATGGAAAGAATTATGAGCTCATACAGTTCATTCGTCATCATATTTATCTCAGCTGCCTTTCGCTGAATAATTCAAACCCGTCGGTTCGGATCAAGAGGATTGCAGTTCCGTTTCAATCACAGCTTCGCGACCAGGACCAGAAGAAGGTTTGTTATATTGTGGATCTGGATATTTCTGCGACAGATCAAGCAACGAAATGCCTCCCTAACTATGATGTATTGTGCATTTGTTCACCCTGAAGGCCTCATCAGCCGCTGCTCTTTGTTGGTTAAGCAGGTCAGGAAGAACGTCAGTTGTCAATACATGTTGCAGTAGGATTTATGCACTATATGCTAGAGTGCTGCTATTTGTAGACAGCAGGCGATTTTTTTGGAACTTCATGCTCAGGTTTCACTTTCTACAACAATAGACGTATGTGGTCTTTTTGTGGATTACGTGCTGGCCAGATATTCTACTACGTATTATCTATGTGTACTCTCTTTGCTGCTAGTGCTATCATAGTTCATGGTGGGTGATGGCTTTTAACGTTATCATTGCCACTGTATTTTGATATCTTACATCAGAAGAATAAAGTAGAGCGGAAGTGCAACGCGGCACGAGAGGTTTTTAACGCCGGTGATTCGGTTGCTGATCTGCCGTTGTTTCTTCGTACGTATCTCTAACAACTGTCATAGGTATTCACGTGCCCACTAGTTAGACATTTTTATGCAGTGACTACACAGCCGTCCCTACTGATGACGGCTGTTAAGCATAGCAGCTTGGCACTTCATGGCAAGTTGGAAGGAGCAGTGTTAGTTGAAAGTAATGGAGATTTACAGCAGATGCATACCTCCGTCTTTGGAAAGCCAGAAGATTGGCCAACAAGGCACTGGCAGGCGGTGGGCAGTGAGCATTGCTTGAGAATCTAATGAAGGGCAGAGGACATAATGCCTGATGAGAGACGGACAAGTAGTGATGGGTGCCCTTGACGAAGCAACGGCCGAGAAGCGACGAGGAAGCAGAGATCCGAATTTGACTAAAAACGGCTGTTGCGGACGGACAACCAGAACTCAATGGATGGAGCGGTTGTCTGGGCCGGACTTCAGGATGGTGACGTTGTTTGTTTTATTCAGTTCAGGCACTgtcaaaaaaaaatggcCAACGTCGCCACCTCCACTTTCGTCGATCCTCCGTCTTCGCATCATTTAGGTCCGACTATATAAGCCTTATATCATGTCAGCCTGCGTCAAAGACAACTCCCACATCCAATCTTCCATACCTCAGACGTCTTACTCTCTCTCATTTCTAATCTGTTTGAAATCTCCATGATCACACACATGCAACCTCACGGAGCCGCTGTAAAACGCCCTCTCTATCCCCCAAGGCCCCCTCCTGGCATTAAGCGGAAGCTTTGGGAATGGAAGTGAGTCATTTTTGCTCTGCCTCAATGAGACTATCATTTGTGTATTGATCGCTGATTCACACTGTATTGCAGGATCAAATTTGACTGCACCTTTGCTCTTTCTGTAATGTGGCCTGGCGAACAAATGGTGATTTGTAAGTTGCTCGCTTCGCCTGTCAGCCAAACGAACAACATTTCTCGGCGTCCAACCTCCAAATTTTACCTTCCGTCCCCCCCGTAATTCCCCCTTTTTTTAGATCTCACACCCCTTGAATCAATACAAGTTCTCACTCCAGTTGATGCTCTGCTTTGCTGCGTTCACTAACGTTGTATCCAGGGGCAACTTTCGTCATCATTACCTTGCTGGTGCTTGTCTATGTTTACAACTATCTTCCCAGTCAGATTGTTCACACCTCTCAGCGACTAGCTTACTATATCCACGGAGACGAAACGGCCCACTTCATGGAGCAGATAGGAAGGAACATTGTTCATGGTTGGGCCATCAATATGAATGGAAAAGGAGAACCATTTCTTAAATGAAAAGAGGGAATACCAGGGAACAACTTCAAACAGCACGACAAAACACAGTGGTTAATGGTCAAGGCGACATATTGTAGCATAAACATTTGCAAATAATAGACTTACATTTATATTATTAGTAATTAATCGCTCCTGTATTCATGAATTTATAATAGACTTTGACGAACGTCATGACATGGACATGTACTCGAATGCGCTcgcttcatcttctgtcTTGACTCATCCCATCCGCTTCGCTATGTGCCTGCCATAGAGATATACATAGCTATCGCATGGTTATAGCAGCAATACAAGTAATTACTCACCCAACAGCAATGCTGTACTTTTACAGGTGCAATTGCTCGGACTATGACAACTATGAAGAGacaaaaaggaaagaggaCCCTCAGCAATAAAAATCGCGGGCGAGGCCGATCTGTGTTATGTTCAGTATATACGAGTAGTGTTATGTCATAGGTTAGGTTAAGACTACACAGTCTAGTGATACCGTTTCGGCTACAGCTACAACCACTGTAACACATAAACCCAACTTTAACTTGTTGGACATGCATCCTTTGCAGAGGCCCCTCCTTACTGCCCTTCGCGCGTCACCCTCGTCGATCCTTTCACTGTCTCCTTGCTTCCCTTTAAGGAGACTTTGTGCTCTCTCTTATCATGAATTGTATGTAGAGAAAAGAGATACTTGACGAAAGCAAGCGATTTTTTTACAACATCTCTTACAGCAACTGACGCTTATCTGTTGTATCAAAGTATTTCTCAGGCTGCACAAATCACAATCTTACTTGGCTTCAGCAAGCGATCCAATAGCAAGCACTATCTCAAAGCTAGCCTACATCATCATGGACCCTTGGTCAATCTCGATCGACACTCTGTTCCTTATTCTTACCCTACTCCTAATACCTTCCATCTCACGGACGCCCCAGCTCAACGTCACCCCACCCGACGATCTCTTGATTTCTCCGCCAGCCACCCCCCTTTCGCCCATCACACCTGCTAGTCCTTCAAGCTCCCATTTGAGTGTACCTGGAGTCGATATGTCTTCTATGATCCCCTGCATTACCTTTACTCCAGACGTACCGGAAATTTACCCGCGTCATAGACGCTCATCGTTTGGTAGCCTCACGAAGCGATTTGGACACAAACGCAAGTCTGTGAGCTTCTCGCTCTCTGCAATTGATGATGTCCTTCCTTCCCAAGCATCCCCTCATAAACGTCGACCACCAACTCCTTTTGTCAAGCGCCCCAAGAGTCCGAGTCCCAGTTTGAGCTCTGCAAACAGCCAGCCTGGAACGCCGATCCCTGTGGTAGTTGGCGTTACTGGGGAAGTTATGGCAGAGGACATGACGCATAGAAAAGATGTCGAAGATGCGATGGGcgtgaagaagaaatggCTAATGCCATAAACCGCCCACAAATGCGAATGAGGCATAGCTGACGAAATGATAACACACTCCTtgaaaaaagaaaaaagtCCTTGAGGAATGACAACTTTATGTAGTCCATGTATTAGTATAATCAAACAACCTGATGGACAAGGAAACTTACTGTACGATAGAACTTACTGTAGAATAGCAATATATGTATACTAATCTTTCATTCTCCATATAAATATGGACATACCCTCCCCCACACCGACAATCCATCTGGCCCCCCTGGGGCTTATGGTCACATTACAGATCCCTGTGCGATATTGGGGTCCCAGCCATGGCTCACGTTTCTTTGGCCAGGGAGAAGTTGTAGGTCTCAACCTCCAAGGAACGAGTAATGAGTTATGAGCCGAGCCGGTTGCTGACCTCGTCTCGCTTTTCTCCTCAGGAAAAGTGATGTATTTGCGCTTCGGCGCCTGTGGGGTCGAAGATTTTTTGCGCAATTTCGACCCTTCAGtattttcttcttcctcaaaGTCTACAGACATATCATAGACCTGCGGCTTGTAGGGACGTAGCTCTGTTATTGGTCGAGGGGGCCTTCCGTCTCTTGCCAATAAAAGGTTATATAAACGAACTTCTGGATACCAGTGTTTTGACATCTCCCTGGGGTCCATCTGATGCGGGCAAGCGAGAAGTGGATCTGTGACCATATTAATGCTGTTCGGAAAGCGCGCCAAATCTGCTGGGGTAGGATGGAAACCACGATGGAGATAGGGATGACGGAACCACATATCTGTCAACGTGTTGACTCGACTAACGACCATGAATGACCCTACAGTGGATGTCAATGCAGAGCAGACGGTGTGTAAAATTAGGAAAGCATACCAGAGTCAGAATAGTCACTGTAAGAAGTCGGTTCCATGCTGAGAGGAGCGTACTCGTCTTCTCTAAAGTATCGGGAATAGCTGAGCCATTGCCATGTCACCATCACCTTGTCACCACGTATGATAAGAATGTCATCCGTGATCCTTGACAAACCCATTAGTAATAGTCGAATTTGACCAAATCCATAACTCACCATTCGATCCAGTCCAGAAAACCGTAATGAAGACGACTTGTGGAAAACAAAGGAAAGTACACAATCATCGGTCGGTATCCAAGAGGGGTCGGGATCGGAACGGGTGACGGATCGGGGAAAGGTGGTAGAGGCCAGATTTTGGCTGTATAATCCATGCCACAGGTTGCGATCGCCCTTTTTGTGGGATGAAAAGCCTGTGAAGGCATCAGAATTTGCCGTCTACGGAGGTGGACATCGTATTCACGCATGAGACTACGTAGGCACGATgtcctccttttccttcaCCTGCTAGTACGGCGACAATGACATTACCTTCATCGGCATCTGCCATTGGATAATTTTCATTAGGAAGATCACCAGGAGGCTGCGCTGGTGCATCTGAGCCCAGAATATTCCATATCCTTGTAGTTCGATCACTTGATGTTGATGCCAAGATATGTGGGTTCAGAGGTGCGAAAGCGAGACAAAGGATTTCCTGATATTATCATTTTACATCAGATCAGAATTTAAGAATTGAATTGGGCAAATCTCACATCTCCATGGCCTTTTAGAGTCCTGATACACCTCTTTGTGATTATATCGATGATGTGGATTAAGGCGTTTGCACCTGCGacagcaagaagaggatggcAGGTGAAGGGATGATAGGTCCAAGCAAGTGTGTAGAGAGTATCCTGCCAAGAGTTAGCTAATTTGTCTTGAGTCGTCGAAATATGATTACATCTTCAAAACACATGTCCAATATTACCCTCCAGGGTTGGTTGTCCGCACACTT from Cryptococcus gattii WM276 chromosome E, complete sequence includes these protein-coding regions:
- a CDS encoding Hypothetical Protein (Similar to TIGR gene model, INSD accession AAW43535.1) — its product is MPMVNTPDLAMIARQGYLQQQQRLAQMGQMGQMGIPNLIPPRGGTPQQGQSSVYMGITPEMREKQAMEAAARETMLREKAMRDAVLNEAAKKRARTKPTPAQQAIARQPGAFQPPISSEQYLKSALTAPPSAPLAVSAASVPGQAAEPIEPWADPLDELDPRELAMARFRKRHEVINEVFGPETVKEIVAVGNWDSWEELEGKKLQQKVEQLEKETEELEKTMEDNIEVFRKRLEDIESGEVASA
- a CDS encoding uncharacterized protein (Similar to TIGR gene model, INSD accession AAW43555.1) produces the protein MPKRQRLSSSSGSPAKRSTATRHSIADLFPLQEIFLRILSFLSANELAKVQGVSKYWQIMSLDPQLWKRLYLAKYPHPHQSRLIQTPESPKTTSMTVAGSLRPIARLPSRAFPPPSPSRTSSASTSLPGTPGKLEEVKDDNRAEAFGSLDMVGQYVRNDGVDWKMMLRLGTNWSNGNVLSQTTMSLPPSPSPSVHPSEGLPPSVPSSVPPIPNTQHLALFPSFIFTASPDSPLVYCYSAPASHTNSPIGIIPPPPGWSSPSRPDNVTAICADQAVAFPEEGDGERNLPARVAVFYQSGGFVVLSVRLSSSSSSRGVTWVRDAVSPGQSRPPSVRRRMYAQDRGDPIVYASMYSRLLVACSKAFHLSVFDLQSGQLPRRITTMRSDVSFHPATLTLLPFFPGDKDSGQLVADHGTSQSFQAALTYSTPVYPSSWTIAVQEFTILLPPISSLSTPSVSRGPTYHVSPRSTAGEPIWPRKIRPAVGVKGAAKSVGTDGRWCVLAGEGNKVEVFSLPSSSSSPTSTDCDDDIIKHSQTLVTHSSIIASVALASGRCVSGCKDGKVLVWELDDDAEAENSDDGGGERGEMGKTVGYVEVRKGGRRSTWKGASGPYCSQDNTVDKEEGAGHEGLPHPQSISSAARTLFLPQPPKTQNQMEERDGRKEIRCLAFDEEKIVGVVRGGKEEAIKVWNFG
- a CDS encoding uncharacterized protein (Similar to TIGR gene model, INSD accession AAW43825.1); its protein translation is MTTFRYSIHAFRTYARPTTLSAARATSNTFPPRRCFQNILAPTDADANSPTLTISKLTPRGFILSDNLIIPGGAIFHSGKVLLWDVDPPKQLRAGEKGGLEKVWEGWEEERFGALEMLVPRPEILLLGTGDRAWPAPKRLREYISSLGIQLDVMDSRNAASTYNLLVEEGRRVAAALCPLGPIDPRTGEPR
- a CDS encoding uncharacterized protein (Similar to SGTC gene model, INSD accession EAL20838.1), with the translated sequence MITHMQPHGAAVKRPLYPPRPPPGIKRKLWEWKIKFDCTFALSVMWPGEQMVIWATFVIITLLVLVYVYNYLPSQIVHTSQRLAYYIHGDETAHFMEQIGRNIVHGWAINMNGKGEPFLK
- a CDS encoding uncharacterized protein (Similar to SGTC gene model, INSD accession EAL20839.1), producing MDPWSISIDTLFLILTLLLIPSISRTPQLNVTPPDDLLISPPATPLSPITPASPSSSHLSVPGVDMSSMIPCITFTPDVPEIYPRHRRSSFGSLTKRFGHKRKSRPKSPSPSLSSANSQPGTPIPVVVGVTGEVMAEDMTHRKDVEDAMGVKKKWLMP
- a CDS encoding uncharacterized protein (Similar to SGTC gene model, INSD accession EAL20840.1), giving the protein MPTISESSRSTIDFGSEPTRLPASFAEQESKWYRRDAGNSKQRWISHPYAIHSIIHQGDSLTSDLDRYDDVKFWPFVGALKPWKRPDGLDQWRWDEFEDTVAFCGLDKLVIGKCADNQPWRVILDMCFEDDTLYTLAWTYHPFTCHPLLAVAGANALIHIIDIITKRCIRTLKGHGDEILCLAFAPLNPHILASTSSDRTTRIWNILGSDAPAQPPGDLPNENYPMADADEGNVIVAVLAGEGKGGHRAYVVSCAFHPTKRAIATCGMDYTAKIWPLPPFPDPSPVPIPTPLGYRPMIVYFPLFSTSRLHYGFLDWIEWITDDILIIRGDKVMVTWQWLSYSRYFREDEYAPLSMEPTSYSDYSDSGSFMVVSRVNTLTDMWFRHPYLHRGFHPTPADLARFPNSINMVTDPLLACPHQMDPREMSKHWYPEVRLYNLLLARDGRPPRPITELRPYKPQVYDMSVDFEEEENTEGSKLRKKSSTPQAPKRKYITFPEEKSETRSATGSAHNSLLVPWRLRPTTSPWPKKREPWLGPQYRTGICNVTISPRGARWIVGVGEGMSIFIWRMKD